Proteins found in one Erythrobacter sp. 3-20A1M genomic segment:
- the dcd gene encoding dCTP deaminase — protein MAILSDKWIRDAARNRDMIEPFEESQRRDGCISYGLSSYGYDARVADEFKIFTNVDSAVVDPKDFASNSFVDRKTDVCVIPPNSFALARTVEYFRVPEDVLVICLGKSTYARCGIIVNVTPLEPGWEGHVTLEFSNTTPLPARIYANEGACQFLFLQGNERPEVTYADRAGKYMGQRGVTLPRL, from the coding sequence ATGGCGATTCTTTCCGACAAATGGATCCGCGACGCGGCCCGCAACCGCGACATGATCGAACCGTTCGAGGAATCGCAGCGACGCGACGGCTGCATCTCCTACGGCCTGTCGTCCTACGGCTACGACGCGCGCGTGGCGGACGAGTTCAAGATCTTCACCAATGTCGATTCGGCGGTGGTCGATCCGAAGGATTTCGCCAGCAACAGCTTCGTCGACCGGAAGACCGACGTGTGCGTGATCCCGCCCAACTCCTTCGCGCTCGCCCGAACGGTCGAATATTTCCGCGTGCCGGAGGACGTGCTGGTCATCTGCCTGGGCAAGAGCACCTATGCGCGCTGCGGCATCATCGTGAATGTGACTCCGCTCGAACCCGGGTGGGAGGGGCATGTGACCCTGGAGTTTTCCAATACCACGCCGCTGCCTGCGCGCATCTATGCGAATGAGGGCGCGTGCCAGTTCCTTTTCCTGCAGGGCAATGAACGGCCAGAAGTGACCTATGCGGACCGGGCCGGCAAATATATGGGCCAGCGCGGCGTGACCCTCCCCCGGCTCTGA
- the putA gene encoding bifunctional proline dehydrogenase/L-glutamate gamma-semialdehyde dehydrogenase PutA: MSAPLPLDRTRIRKAYRMEENACIEERLRQAQAAHERHAETSKLAVALVENARSRDVGGIDAFLHTYGLATEEGIALMCLAEALLRVPDGATADALIRDKIGEIDWREHLGESSSTFVNAATFSLMLTGEVLEKPKVSQKGMRKTLRQTVNRLGEPVIRTATLQAMRILGGQFVFGRTMGEAFKRAAPERAKGLTHSFDMLGEAAMTFADAERYRLAYQDAIERLANESDGTVTGSPGISVKLTALYPKYDFFHADAAHDALIPILTDLASQARDANIHFNIDAEEAERLELSLDVFETLAADDALFEREDGTRWEGFGLVIQAYQKRGVPLCEWVAKLARRHDRRFMCRLVKGAYWDTEIKVSQVGGYTDFPVFTRKIATDVSYLACAKALLEAQDAIYPAFATHNAYTIAAIKTMAGAAGRRNEDEASYEFQRLHGMGEELYAALAEKEGNARTPVRIYAPVGNHKDLLAYLVRRLLENGANSSFVNRMADSDIPAEELAEDPVAKLAAMEPKRNPEIPPPRDIFPGRINSAGIDLSDPLVREPLLDRLRKLESEHWFAGPTFPSNDPGEMAPINAPQDLGDEVGTRRDATEGEVAFAITEARNIQPGWNALGGEKRAVLLEACADMFEEHSDEFLSLCRREAGKTILDAVLELREAVDFLRYYANQAREKFEHPVPFPGPTGEENRMTMAGRGVFATISPWNFPLAIFTGQAAAALAAGNTVVAKPAEQTPLVAAFAVKLCHEAGIPPEAFQLLPGSGEVGQFITNDVRLAGVCFTGSTGTAQAINRVLAAREGPIATLIAETGGQNAMIVDSTALPEQVTRDVVASAFQSAGQRCSAQRMLYIQDDVYDEMLEMIRGAFEVLEVGDPAEFSTDVGPVIDTDAKAALERHVARRKKAGHTIWRRRLPRKLSKGCFVAPTIMELRSISDLRRENFGPVLHVARFHSSELGQVVEDINDMGYGLTAGLHSRLDSTRRFVEERIKVGNFYVNRNQIGAVVGSQPFGGEGLSGTGPKAGGPHYIDRFAVERVVTIDTTAAGGNATLLAQGS, from the coding sequence ATGTCCGCACCCTTGCCGCTCGACCGTACCCGCATCCGCAAAGCATACCGGATGGAAGAGAACGCCTGCATCGAGGAACGGCTGCGACAAGCGCAGGCGGCGCATGAGCGCCATGCCGAAACGTCGAAGCTGGCGGTCGCGCTGGTGGAGAATGCCCGCAGCCGCGATGTCGGTGGAATCGACGCGTTTCTCCATACCTATGGCCTTGCGACCGAGGAGGGCATCGCCCTCATGTGTCTGGCCGAGGCGTTGCTGCGCGTGCCCGACGGCGCTACCGCCGATGCCCTGATCCGAGACAAGATCGGCGAAATCGACTGGCGCGAGCATCTGGGCGAATCGAGCTCTACTTTCGTCAACGCCGCCACCTTCTCCCTCATGCTGACCGGCGAAGTGCTGGAAAAGCCGAAGGTTTCGCAAAAGGGCATGCGCAAGACCCTGCGACAGACGGTCAATCGGCTGGGCGAACCGGTCATCCGCACTGCTACGCTACAGGCGATGCGTATCCTCGGCGGCCAGTTCGTGTTCGGCCGTACGATGGGCGAAGCGTTCAAGCGCGCCGCACCCGAACGCGCAAAGGGCCTGACCCACAGCTTCGACATGCTGGGCGAGGCGGCGATGACATTCGCCGACGCCGAGCGGTATCGCCTCGCTTACCAGGATGCGATCGAGCGGCTGGCGAACGAGAGCGACGGCACCGTCACCGGTAGCCCGGGCATCTCGGTCAAGCTGACGGCACTCTATCCCAAATACGATTTCTTCCACGCCGACGCGGCGCATGATGCGCTGATCCCGATCCTGACCGATCTCGCCAGCCAGGCGCGCGACGCCAACATCCATTTCAATATCGACGCCGAGGAAGCCGAGCGGCTGGAACTGTCGCTCGACGTGTTCGAGACGTTGGCGGCGGACGATGCGCTGTTCGAACGCGAGGACGGCACGCGCTGGGAAGGGTTCGGCCTGGTCATTCAGGCGTACCAGAAACGCGGCGTTCCGCTGTGCGAATGGGTCGCCAAGCTTGCCCGTCGCCATGATCGCCGCTTCATGTGCCGGCTGGTCAAGGGTGCCTATTGGGATACGGAAATCAAGGTGAGCCAGGTCGGCGGCTATACCGATTTCCCCGTTTTCACCCGCAAGATCGCGACCGATGTATCCTACCTCGCCTGCGCCAAGGCGCTGCTGGAGGCGCAGGATGCGATCTACCCTGCCTTTGCCACGCACAACGCCTACACGATCGCGGCGATCAAGACGATGGCGGGCGCAGCCGGACGCCGGAACGAGGACGAGGCTTCCTACGAGTTCCAGCGCTTGCACGGCATGGGGGAAGAACTCTACGCCGCGCTGGCCGAGAAGGAAGGCAATGCACGCACGCCGGTGCGGATTTACGCGCCGGTGGGCAATCACAAGGATCTGCTCGCCTATCTGGTGCGTCGCCTGCTGGAGAACGGGGCCAACAGCTCCTTCGTCAACCGCATGGCGGATTCCGATATTCCGGCCGAGGAGCTGGCGGAGGATCCGGTGGCGAAGCTCGCCGCGATGGAGCCCAAGCGCAATCCCGAAATTCCCCCGCCGCGTGACATCTTCCCCGGCCGGATCAACAGCGCCGGGATCGATCTTTCGGATCCGCTGGTGCGCGAGCCGTTGCTCGACCGGTTGAGGAAGCTGGAGAGCGAACACTGGTTCGCCGGCCCCACCTTCCCCAGCAACGATCCGGGCGAAATGGCACCGATCAACGCGCCGCAGGATTTGGGCGACGAAGTCGGAACGCGGCGCGACGCGACCGAGGGCGAAGTCGCCTTCGCCATCACCGAGGCGCGCAACATCCAGCCCGGCTGGAATGCGCTGGGCGGCGAGAAACGCGCGGTGCTGCTCGAAGCGTGCGCCGACATGTTCGAGGAACACTCCGACGAATTCCTGAGCCTGTGCCGCCGGGAGGCGGGCAAGACCATCCTCGATGCCGTGCTGGAACTGCGCGAGGCGGTCGATTTCCTGCGCTATTATGCCAATCAGGCGCGCGAGAAGTTCGAACATCCGGTGCCGTTCCCCGGCCCTACCGGTGAAGAAAACCGGATGACGATGGCGGGCCGCGGGGTCTTCGCCACCATCAGTCCATGGAACTTCCCGCTCGCGATCTTCACCGGCCAGGCGGCGGCAGCGCTCGCTGCTGGCAATACCGTGGTGGCGAAGCCGGCCGAACAGACGCCGCTAGTCGCGGCGTTCGCGGTCAAGCTGTGTCACGAGGCGGGTATCCCGCCCGAGGCGTTCCAACTCCTGCCTGGCTCCGGCGAAGTGGGCCAGTTCATCACGAACGACGTGCGCCTCGCTGGCGTGTGCTTCACCGGCAGCACCGGCACCGCGCAGGCCATCAACCGCGTGCTGGCAGCGCGCGAGGGGCCGATTGCGACCTTGATCGCCGAGACCGGTGGTCAGAACGCGATGATCGTCGATTCGACCGCCCTGCCCGAACAGGTCACGCGTGACGTCGTCGCCTCGGCGTTCCAGAGCGCGGGTCAGCGCTGCTCGGCCCAGCGGATGCTGTATATCCAGGACGACGTCTACGACGAGATGCTGGAGATGATCCGGGGCGCCTTCGAAGTGCTCGAAGTCGGCGACCCCGCCGAGTTCAGCACCGATGTGGGCCCGGTGATCGACACCGACGCGAAGGCCGCGCTGGAACGCCACGTCGCTCGGCGCAAGAAGGCAGGGCACACGATCTGGCGTCGGCGCCTGCCGCGCAAGCTGTCCAAGGGGTGCTTCGTCGCACCGACGATCATGGAACTGCGCTCGATCTCCGACCTCAGGCGCGAGAATTTCGGGCCCGTGTTGCACGTCGCGCGTTTCCATTCGAGCGAGCTCGGCCAGGTGGTGGAGGATATCAACGACATGGGTTACGGGCTGACGGCCGGCCTCCACAGTCGTCTCGACAGCACGCGCCGGTTCGTCGAGGAGCGGATCAAGGTCGGCAATTTCTACGTCAACCGCAACCAGATCGGCGCGGTCGTGGGCAGCCAGCCCTTCGGCGGTGAGGGTCTGTCAGGGACCGGCCCCAAGGCGGGCGGGCCGCACTATATCGATCGCTTCGCGGTCGAGCGGGTCGTAACCATCGACACCACCGCGGCGGGCGGCAACGCCACGCTGCTGGCGCAAGGCAGCTAA
- a CDS encoding LacI family DNA-binding transcriptional regulator yields MTDKRVTSLDVAEAAGVSQSTVSRALSGAPSIGIATRTRVEEIARQLGYHVDRRAAQLRKGETGTIAIVVVGRAGEDPLAVSQFHYALLGSTCAAAAQRGLRSLVSFQSEPDDFFWHYRAEGQADALIAMGTSLNRPAWLNLAQARDVGSLVTWGAPFPELPWVRADNAAGGEMATRHLIARGRRRIAFVGAVDELHPQFRERLMAYRSTMAEAGLAPIEVLDATGEDRLAQGRIAAKTLLEGSARPDAIFAASDAIAIGVLEGLAQGGARVPEDVAVVGFDGLGSGVHTSPALTTIEPDFARAGQMLVSQALGDSGAGTRVPVNLVVRDSCG; encoded by the coding sequence GTGACGGACAAGCGCGTCACCTCACTGGACGTCGCGGAGGCGGCGGGGGTCAGCCAATCCACCGTCTCCCGCGCGCTTTCCGGCGCCCCCTCGATCGGGATCGCGACGCGCACCCGGGTGGAGGAGATCGCGCGCCAGCTCGGCTACCACGTCGATCGCCGTGCGGCACAACTTCGCAAGGGCGAGACGGGGACCATCGCGATCGTGGTTGTGGGGCGGGCGGGCGAAGACCCGCTGGCGGTAAGCCAGTTCCATTACGCCCTGCTCGGCAGCACCTGCGCCGCCGCCGCCCAGCGGGGGCTGCGTTCGCTGGTATCCTTTCAGAGCGAGCCGGACGATTTTTTCTGGCACTACCGGGCGGAGGGCCAAGCCGACGCGCTGATCGCGATGGGGACCAGCCTCAATCGACCTGCCTGGCTGAACCTCGCCCAGGCGCGCGATGTCGGGTCGCTCGTGACATGGGGCGCCCCCTTCCCCGAACTGCCGTGGGTGCGGGCGGACAATGCGGCGGGCGGCGAAATGGCCACCAGGCACCTGATAGCGCGCGGTCGCCGCCGGATCGCGTTCGTCGGCGCGGTCGACGAACTCCACCCGCAGTTTCGCGAGCGGCTGATGGCCTATCGTTCGACGATGGCGGAGGCCGGACTAGCACCGATCGAGGTATTGGACGCCACCGGTGAGGATCGGCTGGCGCAGGGCCGGATCGCCGCGAAGACGCTGCTCGAAGGCTCTGCGCGACCCGACGCCATCTTCGCCGCCAGCGACGCAATCGCGATCGGCGTGCTGGAGGGGCTGGCACAGGGCGGCGCAAGGGTTCCGGAGGACGTCGCGGTGGTCGGCTTCGACGGGTTGGGAAGCGGGGTGCATACCAGTCCGGCGCTCACCACGATCGAGCCGGATTTCGCCCGAGCAGGTCAAATGCTGGTCTCGCAAGCCCTGGGCGACAGCGGTGCGGGGACACGGGTACCAGTCAATCTGGTGGTTCGCGACAGCTGCGGCTGA
- a CDS encoding DoxX family protein, translating into MSTIAAVIGRIFIAALFVVSGANKLLAPEPVQQLLQSTNLPANLAMPIGIFEIVAGLLLALGLLTRLVALVLAIFTLGTIFFVHNQFGDYEQGTQALKNLAITGGLLMVFAFGQVRGSLDYYRDRNRTREAELRAARAEGRAEGAEAAHRHD; encoded by the coding sequence ATGTCCACGATCGCCGCCGTCATCGGACGTATCTTCATCGCCGCCCTGTTCGTCGTGTCGGGAGCCAACAAGCTTCTCGCACCCGAACCGGTGCAGCAATTGCTGCAATCCACCAACCTGCCCGCCAATCTCGCGATGCCGATCGGCATCTTCGAGATCGTCGCCGGGCTGCTCCTGGCGCTTGGCCTGCTGACCCGGCTTGTCGCACTGGTTCTCGCCATATTCACGCTGGGCACCATCTTCTTCGTGCATAACCAGTTCGGCGATTACGAGCAGGGCACACAGGCGCTCAAGAACCTCGCCATCACCGGGGGATTGCTGATGGTGTTCGCCTTCGGCCAGGTACGCGGCTCGCTCGACTACTATCGCGACCGCAACCGTACGCGAGAAGCCGAGCTGCGGGCGGCGCGCGCAGAAGGGCGGGCCGAGGGTGCGGAAGCCGCTCATCGCCACGACTGA
- the gluP gene encoding glucose/galactose MFS transporter, protein MGEKPMNAPSHTRAAFASVTTLFFAFGLITSLVDPLVAAVKSIFTLSNFEAQLTASAFFIAYFFFAIPASLLVARLRATPSIMLAIAFMILACLVIMGSANVATYVGVLAGLFVLAAGITILQVAANPLAASLGPPETSHFRLTFSQAFNSLGTVVGPLLGAKLLLEGVETHDTVLTGAARTMALGSITTSFLIIAAMLLALGAFIFWSRKRISAASPMRPKALSIGATLSQVAGSRWALLGGLAIFLYVGAEVAIGTQMVLFLHDDSVWGIPLQDAGYFVSLYWGGALVGRFAGSALLRVVPAPRLLATGTVVAAALCLFVLSIGGVPGGYAALAIGLFNSIMFPVIFTITLERSTASEAATSGFLCTCIVGGAAIPPLTGAVADAAGYQSAFIVPMICYVMLTLFALMAGRGRTDITPPATASVH, encoded by the coding sequence ATGGGAGAGAAACCGATGAACGCACCCAGCCATACCAGGGCTGCCTTTGCCAGCGTGACCACGCTGTTTTTCGCATTTGGACTGATCACGTCGCTGGTCGACCCGCTGGTGGCGGCGGTGAAGAGCATCTTCACGCTGTCTAATTTCGAGGCGCAGCTGACCGCCTCGGCGTTCTTCATCGCGTATTTCTTCTTTGCGATTCCAGCCTCCCTCCTGGTCGCCCGGTTGCGTGCCACGCCATCGATCATGCTGGCGATCGCCTTCATGATTCTCGCCTGCCTTGTCATCATGGGCTCCGCCAATGTCGCGACCTATGTCGGCGTGCTGGCTGGGCTGTTCGTGCTCGCTGCGGGCATCACAATCCTGCAAGTCGCGGCGAACCCCCTGGCCGCGTCGCTCGGCCCGCCCGAGACCAGCCACTTCCGCCTCACCTTCAGCCAGGCGTTCAACTCGCTCGGCACCGTGGTCGGCCCGCTGCTCGGAGCCAAGCTGCTGCTGGAAGGGGTGGAGACGCACGACACCGTCCTGACCGGCGCGGCGCGAACCATGGCACTGGGGTCGATCACCACCAGCTTCCTGATCATTGCCGCCATGTTGCTGGCCCTGGGCGCATTCATCTTCTGGTCGCGCAAGCGAATCTCCGCCGCCTCTCCCATGCGGCCGAAGGCGCTATCCATCGGCGCAACGCTGTCACAAGTCGCTGGATCGCGCTGGGCGCTCCTCGGCGGGCTCGCGATCTTTCTCTATGTCGGGGCCGAGGTCGCGATCGGCACACAGATGGTGCTGTTTCTGCACGACGATTCCGTGTGGGGCATCCCGCTGCAGGACGCGGGTTATTTCGTGAGCCTGTACTGGGGCGGCGCGCTGGTCGGGCGCTTCGCCGGGTCGGCGCTGTTGCGGGTCGTCCCCGCCCCACGGCTGCTGGCTACCGGAACCGTCGTCGCGGCGGCGCTGTGCCTGTTCGTCCTGTCGATCGGCGGCGTACCGGGCGGCTATGCCGCGCTTGCGATCGGGCTGTTCAACTCGATCATGTTCCCCGTGATCTTCACTATCACGCTCGAACGGTCCACCGCATCGGAGGCCGCAACCTCCGGCTTCCTGTGCACCTGCATTGTTGGCGGCGCAGCGATACCGCCGTTGACCGGCGCGGTCGCCGATGCCGCCGGCTATCAAAGCGCGTTCATCGTCCCCATGATTTGCTATGTGATGTTGACGCTATTCGCGCTGATGGCCGGGCGCGGCCGCACGGATATCACCCCTCCCGCGACCGCATCCGTTCACTGA
- the glpD gene encoding glycerol-3-phosphate dehydrogenase, whose product MQDILVIGGGVNGAGIARDAAGRGLAVTLVEKDDLAAHTSSASTKLVHGGLRYLEQYEFRLVREALAEREVLLRIAPHIVWPLRFVLPHDAGLRPRWMLRVGLFLYDRIGGKRTLPGSRGVDLSKPPHGGVLQDRLKRGFEYSDCWVEDSRLTVLNAMDASERGADIRTRTECIALERIADGWHATLSTGETIAARAVVNAAGPWVDDVAAMGGVNEAHLRLVKGSHLIVRRQFEGEQAYIFQNGDGRICFAIPYEHDYTLIGTTDQLFEGDRNDPEISAREQTYLLDAVNEYFADPVTPDDIVSTYSGIRPLYEDESASNSTVTRDYVFAIDAPDGAAPLLSVYGGKITTYRRLAEHALEKLAAHLTVSGEEWTGNAPLPGGRMPNGFDAFVADTARRYPWMGPRMRLRLARAYGNRMHRWLGETHGMADLGARLGGDLYAAELAYLAEHEFARTAQDALWRRSKLGLHLTAREIARVERWFQEQYPDFA is encoded by the coding sequence ATGCAGGATATCCTGGTTATCGGAGGGGGCGTCAACGGGGCCGGGATCGCACGCGATGCGGCGGGTCGTGGCCTCGCCGTCACGCTGGTCGAGAAAGACGATCTGGCCGCTCACACCAGTTCCGCCAGCACGAAGCTGGTCCATGGCGGTCTGCGCTATCTCGAGCAGTACGAGTTCCGCCTGGTACGCGAAGCGCTGGCCGAACGCGAAGTGCTGCTGCGGATCGCGCCGCATATCGTCTGGCCGCTACGCTTCGTGCTGCCGCACGATGCCGGCCTGCGACCGCGCTGGATGCTGCGCGTCGGGCTGTTCCTTTACGACCGGATCGGCGGGAAACGGACCCTGCCGGGCAGCCGCGGCGTCGACCTGAGCAAGCCGCCCCACGGCGGCGTGCTGCAGGACCGGCTGAAGCGCGGCTTCGAATATTCGGACTGCTGGGTCGAGGATAGCCGCCTGACCGTGCTGAATGCGATGGACGCATCCGAGCGCGGCGCGGATATCCGCACGCGCACCGAATGCATCGCGCTGGAGCGGATTGCGGACGGCTGGCACGCGACGCTCTCGACCGGCGAGACAATCGCGGCGCGCGCGGTGGTCAACGCGGCAGGCCCGTGGGTGGACGATGTCGCCGCGATGGGCGGCGTGAACGAGGCGCACCTGCGGCTGGTGAAGGGTAGCCACCTGATCGTCCGGCGTCAGTTCGAGGGCGAGCAGGCCTATATCTTCCAGAACGGCGACGGACGGATCTGCTTCGCCATTCCCTACGAGCACGATTACACGCTGATCGGCACCACCGACCAGTTGTTCGAAGGGGACCGGAACGATCCCGAGATAAGCGCCCGCGAGCAAACCTATCTGCTCGATGCCGTGAACGAATACTTTGCCGACCCGGTCACCCCGGACGATATCGTCTCGACCTATTCCGGTATCCGCCCGCTCTACGAAGACGAATCGGCCAGCAACTCGACGGTCACCCGCGACTATGTTTTCGCGATCGATGCGCCCGATGGCGCCGCGCCGCTGCTGTCGGTCTATGGCGGCAAGATCACCACCTATCGCCGGCTCGCCGAACACGCGCTGGAAAAGCTGGCCGCCCATCTCACCGTTTCGGGGGAGGAGTGGACGGGCAACGCGCCCCTGCCGGGCGGACGCATGCCCAACGGCTTCGACGCATTCGTGGCCGATACGGCCCGCCGTTATCCGTGGATGGGTCCGCGCATGCGGCTGCGGCTCGCCCGCGCCTATGGCAATCGGATGCACCGCTGGCTCGGCGAAACGCATGGCATGGCCGACCTCGGCGCGCGCTTGGGCGGCGATCTCTACGCCGCCGAACTCGCCTATCTGGCGGAGCATGAATTCGCCCGCACAGCGCAGGACGCTCTATGGCGACGATCCAAGCTTGGCCTGCATTTGACGGCCCGCGAGATCGCGCGAGTGGAGCGCTGGTTCCAGGAGCAATATCCAGACTTCGCTTGA
- a CDS encoding TonB-dependent receptor: protein MQIARSGTLSLFALAAGLAATPAFAQQSDSSDSAQSEESATDYGHVSEQSRQVEIIVTGVLERQRQDFLSGVSVVDGEELTQAIRPSLGETLNDTPGVSATSFGPSASRPVLRGLQGERVRVLTNGLGSVDVSNTSVDHAVVVNPLTAERIEVLRGPQSLLYGSSAIGGVVNVIDNSLPTTVPADRIKLGAIATYGSAANERSGGASADFALSDHWVLHADGSYLKTDDLDIGGYALTPELRRQALASATLPADPTAEEPIDFAANAAVEGTLPNSASETWTAGGGVAYINDGGSFALSYKHYDSLYGVPIRFATEPGQEQEGPRLDLKQNRVDARAEVNVGGGLLDKIGARFGYAKYRHFELEEDGEVGTAFYNQGMEGRLELTQAQKGAWRGVTGGQFYIRDFNVEGEEAFLPKNSTEQVGAFTLQQFDYGALKFEAGARYEHTKLQGQPLPDQPQFFDGSRSFDAISGSVGASYGFADGVRFGVNVSHNERAPAAEELFANGPHAGTQAFEVGDPDFGLEKSWGVEGILRAGGDGYSLEASAYYTWFNDFIYEDQTGEIEDGLPVYQFRQSDARYYGFEIQGSATLARFGTTSVAVDGLADYVHATIENVGPAPRIPPLRLLGGVTVKTGNFDVRGEVEHAFEQDRISDFETATDGYTLVNAEVNLHPWGAGSPLSLALSANNIFDVNARRHASFLKDYAPLSGRDFRVSARFDF, encoded by the coding sequence ATGCAAATCGCTCGCTCCGGCACACTTTCCCTTTTCGCACTCGCCGCCGGACTGGCCGCGACGCCGGCGTTCGCTCAGCAAAGCGACAGTTCGGACAGCGCGCAGAGCGAAGAGAGCGCCACCGACTATGGCCACGTATCCGAGCAGAGCCGTCAGGTAGAAATCATCGTCACCGGCGTTCTGGAACGGCAGCGGCAGGATTTCCTGTCCGGCGTTTCGGTGGTGGACGGAGAAGAGCTGACGCAGGCGATCCGTCCGTCCCTTGGCGAAACGCTGAACGACACGCCGGGTGTTTCGGCGACTTCGTTCGGCCCGAGTGCGTCGCGCCCGGTGCTGCGCGGCTTGCAGGGCGAGCGGGTCCGCGTGCTTACCAACGGCCTCGGTTCCGTCGACGTGTCGAATACGTCCGTCGATCACGCGGTCGTCGTCAATCCGCTGACGGCAGAGCGGATCGAGGTGCTGCGCGGGCCGCAGTCCCTCCTATACGGTTCCTCCGCGATCGGCGGGGTGGTCAACGTGATCGACAACAGTCTGCCGACCACCGTTCCGGCAGACCGGATCAAACTGGGCGCCATCGCCACCTACGGCTCTGCGGCGAACGAGCGTTCGGGCGGGGCATCGGCCGATTTCGCGCTGTCGGATCACTGGGTCCTGCACGCCGACGGTAGCTATCTCAAGACCGACGATCTCGACATCGGGGGCTATGCGTTGACCCCGGAACTGCGCCGCCAAGCGCTCGCGTCGGCCACTTTGCCGGCCGATCCCACCGCGGAAGAGCCGATCGACTTCGCTGCCAATGCGGCGGTCGAGGGCACGCTGCCCAATTCCGCGTCCGAGACGTGGACGGCAGGCGGCGGCGTTGCCTACATCAACGACGGCGGCAGCTTCGCGCTGTCCTACAAGCACTATGACAGTCTCTACGGGGTGCCGATCCGCTTCGCGACCGAGCCGGGTCAGGAGCAGGAAGGGCCCCGGCTGGACCTGAAGCAGAACCGCGTGGACGCGCGGGCGGAAGTGAATGTCGGCGGCGGCTTGCTGGACAAGATCGGCGCCCGGTTCGGCTACGCCAAATATCGCCACTTCGAACTGGAAGAGGACGGCGAGGTGGGCACTGCGTTCTACAACCAGGGCATGGAAGGGCGGCTGGAGCTGACCCAAGCGCAGAAAGGCGCTTGGCGCGGCGTGACCGGCGGCCAGTTCTACATCCGCGATTTCAACGTCGAGGGCGAGGAGGCTTTCCTGCCCAAGAACAGCACCGAGCAGGTCGGCGCCTTCACGCTGCAGCAGTTCGATTACGGGGCGTTGAAGTTCGAAGCGGGTGCGCGTTACGAACACACTAAGCTCCAGGGTCAGCCGCTCCCCGATCAGCCGCAATTCTTCGATGGCAGCCGCAGCTTCGATGCCATTTCCGGATCGGTCGGCGCATCGTATGGCTTCGCGGACGGCGTGCGCTTCGGTGTGAACGTCTCGCATAACGAGCGCGCTCCGGCGGCCGAGGAACTGTTCGCCAACGGCCCGCACGCGGGCACGCAGGCGTTCGAGGTCGGCGACCCCGACTTCGGGCTCGAGAAATCATGGGGCGTGGAGGGGATCCTGCGGGCCGGCGGCGACGGTTATTCGCTCGAAGCCTCGGCCTATTACACCTGGTTCAACGACTTCATCTACGAGGACCAGACCGGCGAGATCGAAGATGGCCTGCCGGTCTATCAGTTCCGTCAGTCGGACGCGCGCTATTACGGCTTCGAAATCCAGGGTTCGGCGACACTCGCAAGGTTCGGCACGACTTCGGTGGCGGTCGATGGCCTGGCGGACTACGTTCACGCAACCATCGAAAACGTCGGTCCGGCACCGCGCATCCCGCCGCTCCGCCTGCTGGGCGGCGTGACCGTGAAGACCGGCAATTTCGACGTGCGGGGCGAAGTCGAGCATGCGTTCGAGCAGGACCGAATCTCCGACTTCGAGACCGCGACCGACGGCTACACGCTCGTCAACGCCGAGGTGAACCTGCACCCGTGGGGAGCCGGTAGCCCGCTCAGCCTGGCCCTGTCGGCGAACAACATCTTCGATGTGAACGCGCGGCGCCATGCGTCATTCCTGAAGGATTACGCACCGCTGTCGGGTCGCGACTTCCGCGTATCGGCCCGCTTCGACTTCTAA
- a CDS encoding N-acetylmuramidase domain-containing protein, translated as MPPPIPDRFRGAARAMSAGAICATAARLDCEEAAIRAVIAVESRGGFDSSSRPVILFERHYFHRLTHGRFDTLAPGISHARPGGYGPRNLQYDRLADAMELDRAAALRSASWGAFQIMGDNCEICGFPNTEEFVAAMCEGDDAHLAAFAAFVESSELAIALRRHDWAAFARGYNGPAYRRNRYDEKLATAYARERMPPVRTLAMGARGDAVRALQRRLALRVDGVFGPVTRAAVCAFQKAHALSADGIAGPKTWNALRG; from the coding sequence GTGCCGCCCCCCATTCCAGACCGCTTTCGTGGCGCTGCGCGGGCGATGAGCGCCGGCGCGATTTGCGCGACCGCCGCCCGCCTCGATTGCGAAGAAGCCGCGATCCGTGCCGTCATTGCCGTGGAAAGCCGCGGGGGATTCGACTCCTCGAGCCGTCCCGTAATCCTGTTCGAGCGGCACTATTTCCATCGGCTGACCCATGGTCGGTTCGATACGCTCGCGCCCGGTATCAGCCACGCGAGACCCGGTGGCTACGGGCCGCGCAACTTGCAGTACGATCGTCTGGCGGACGCGATGGAACTGGACCGTGCGGCCGCGCTGCGCTCGGCCAGTTGGGGCGCGTTCCAGATCATGGGCGACAATTGCGAAATCTGCGGCTTCCCGAACACCGAAGAATTCGTCGCGGCGATGTGCGAGGGGGATGACGCACATCTCGCGGCATTTGCCGCGTTCGTCGAAAGTAGCGAGCTCGCCATTGCTTTACGACGCCATGACTGGGCAGCGTTCGCACGCGGGTACAACGGACCGGCCTATCGCCGGAACCGGTACGACGAGAAGCTTGCCACCGCTTACGCACGGGAAAGGATGCCGCCGGTGCGGACGTTGGCGATGGGAGCGCGCGGCGACGCGGTCAGGGCGCTGCAGCGTCGCCTTGCCTTGCGGGTCGATGGCGTTTTCGGCCCCGTCACCCGCGCCGCGGTTTGCGCCTTCCAGAAGGCACACGCGCTGAGCGCAGACGGTATCGCGGGCCCGAAAACCTGGAATGCCTTGCGGGGATAG